The genomic window ATTCAAAAGCTTATGTTTTTGAATTTTTAGAGTTTTTATCTACTCAAGCTGTAAAGCGCATTATGCTTCCAGATACTTTGGGAATATTAACACCAGAAGAATCTTATAATTTTGTAAAAGAGATTAAGGATAAATACCCTGATTTACATTTCGATTTCCATACCCATAACGATTACGATTTAGGTGTAGCGAATGTAATGGCCGGTTTAAACGCTGGAGCCGATGGCCTACATTTAACTATAAACGGTATGGGCGAACGTGCAGGAAATGCGCCAATGGCTAGTACAGTTGCAGTTATTAACGATTTTATGCCTCATATTAAAATTGGTGTAAACGAAAAGTTTTTGCATACCATTAGCAAGCTTATTGAAACCTTTTCTGGTTTTATGATTCCTGCTAATAAGCCCGTTGTTGGTGCTAATGTATTTACGCAAACAGCAGGAATACATGCCGATGGGGATAATAAAAACAATTTATATTTCAGTGATTTAATGCCAGAGCGTTTTGGGAGAACCCGAAAATATGCTTTAGGAAAATCGTCTGGAAAGGCTAACATACAAAAGAATTTACAAGAATTAGGACTTCAGCTTGATGATGAAGACTTAAAGAAAGTTACCCAACGTATTATTGAGTTGGGCGATAAAAAGCAAGTAGTTACCAAAGAGGATTTACCTTATATAATTTCGGATGTTTTAGATAGAACTTACGAAGAAAAGGTAAAAGTAAACGCTTACGTGCTTACGCATGCTATGGGTTTAAAGCCAACAACTACAGTTTCTATCACTATTAACGGTGATACTTTTGAAGAAAGTGCACATGGTGATGGCCAGTTTGATGCTTTTATGAATGCTATTAAAACAGTGTTTAAAAAGAAACAATTGAGCTTGCCCAAATTAGTAGATTACGCGGTTCGAATACCACCAGGATCTAATTCTGATGCGCTTTGTGAAACTATTATTACTTGGAAGAGTAGTGATAAAGAGTTTAAAACACGTGGTTTGGATTCGGATCAAACGGTTTCGGCTATTAAAGCGACCGAAAAGATGATGAATATTGTTGTGAGCTAAGTTATTAGTAGATAAGAATTGACTAGTAATTAAGAACGGAACATTGCAGATCAACTTGCGTTAGGGATAGAACGGCCTGTTTGAGCTCGCCGACGGTAGGAGGAAGCGAGTAGTGAAAGCCCGACCCTTGGGTAACGCTAAAAAAATAAAATAAAATTTAAAGTTTAAAATAAATAAAGATGAAATTTAATATAGCAGTTTTAGCAGGTGACGGGATTGGACCTGAAGTAATGGAGCAAGCACAAAAAGTTAGTGACGCGGTTGCGAAAAAATTTGGACATGAAATAACATGGAAACCGGCATTAACAGGAGCAGCAGCAATTGATGCGGTTGGAGAGCCTTACCCAGATAGTACGCATCAAGTTTGTTTAGCTTCGGATGCTGTTTTATTTGGCGCTATTGGTCTGCCTCGTTTTGATAATGATCCGTCGGCAAAAGTTCGACCAGAAAATGGTTTGCTTCAAATGCGTAAACAACTTGGCTTATTTGCTAATTTAAGACCAACTTTTACGTTTCCGTCTTTATTAGATAAATCGCCTTTAAAACAAGAACGTATTGAAGGTACTGATTTAGTATTTTTACGTGAACTTACTGGTGGAATTTACTTTGGAGAAAAGGGTAGAAGAGACGGTGGTGAAACGGCTTTTGATAACTGTGTTTACACACGTGTAGAAGTACAACGCTTGGCTAAAAAAGGTTTTGAATTAGCGATGACACGTTCTAAGAGATTGTGTTGTGTTGATAAAGCTAACGTTTTAGAAACATCTCGTTTATGGAGAGAAACTGTTCAGGCTATGGAAAAAGATTACCCAGAGGTTGAAGTAAGTTATGAACTTGTTGATGCAGTCGCTATGCGTTTGGTGCAATGGCCAAATAGTTATGATGTTTTAATTACTGAAAACTTGTTTGGTGATATTTTAACCGATGAAGCTTCGGTTATTTCTGGATCTATGGGGTTAATGCCATCAGCATCTATGGGAACTGATAATTCTTTGTTTGAACCTATTCATGGGTCTTACCCACAAGCAACAGGATTAGATATTGCTAACCCAATGGCTATGGTATTATCTGCAGCAATGATGTTTGAAATTGCTTTTAACTTACCTGAAGAAGGTAAAGCTATTAGAGATGCTGTTAACAAAGCTTTAGCTGAAGGTATTGTTACTGAAGATTTATCCGATGGTGGAAAAGCTTACGGTACTAAAGAAGTAGGAGATTATTTGGCTGCTAATATTTAGTAAGTCTTTTAATTATAAAATTTTAAAAGCGTGAATTCTATATTAGAATTCACGCTTTTTTATTTGTAATAAATATTAAATTCTAAGTAAAAGTTTTTGAAAACAATAAATCCGTAATTGCAATATTTATTTTCCTTAACATTTTGTGAAAAAAAAGTATTAATGATATTAATTTTTTATTTTTAAAAATTATATATCTAACTCTTTCTTTATGAAAAAAACAATACTAGCAACTTTATCATTAGTGATGTGCTTGACTACCACAACCAACCATGCACAATCTAAACGAAAAAAGAATAAAAAAGATAAAAGTGAAATATCTAAACCCGTTGAAAAGAAAAAAGAGGGTAAAATAAAACCATACAACGAGGTGATTACTAAAAGTGCCGTTTCTGATGATGGTTTATTTAAAACACACCAAGTTGGAGAGTCTTACTTTTATGAAATCCCTATGGAGCACTTAGGAAAAGATATGCTTCTGGTAAGCAGAATTTCTAAACTGCCAACTAATATGGGAGACGGCTATGTTAATGCGGGAACTAAAACCAATTCGCGTTTAGTAACGTGGGAGCGTTTTAAAAACAAAATATTAATTAAAGAGAAGTCTTATAGTTCGGTAGCTAATGAAGAGTTACCTATTAGCATTTCGGTTAAATCTAATAATTACGAACCTACATTATTTGCTTTTGATATTAGTGCGTTTAGCAAAGATTCTACTGCTGTAGTGATCGATGTTACTAAATTTTATACGAGTGATGTTAAAGCGATTAGTGGTTTGCCAGCTTATATGCGCAGTGAATACAAGGTAAAAAACTTAGATGCTTCTAGAAGTTTTATAAACAGTGTTAAGAGTTTTCCTGAGAATATTGAAGTTGTACAAGATATGACTTACAATGCATCTGCACCGCCATCTTTTAAAAGTGGTGAGTCTATAAGTTTACAAATGAATCAATCTATGATTTTGTTACCAGAAAACCCTATGCAATCTCGTTTTTCAGATGAACGTGTGGGATGGTTTACTTTAGATTATGTAGATTATGGAAGTGAAGCATTAAAATCTGACACCAAGACATTTATTCGTAAATGGCGTATGGAACCTAAAGATCCCGAAGCTTATGCTCGTGGTGAATTGGTAGAACCTATTAAGCCTATTGTGTATTATTTAGATCCTGCTACGCCAGAAAACTTACGTAAATACATAAAAGAAGGTGTAGAGTTATGGCAAGGTCCTTTTGAGAAAGCTGGTTTTAAGAATGCTATTATCGCAAAAGACCCACCAAGTATAGAAGAAGATCCTGATTTTAGCCCTGAAGATATACGTTATTCAGTAATTCGTTACGTAGCCAGTACAACTAGAAATGCTAGTGGACCAAGTGTATCAGACCCAAGAACTGGAGAAATTATTGAAAGTGACATTATTTGGTATCATAACCATTTACGATCGTATAGAAATAGATATTTAATTGAAACAGGCGCGGCTAATCCTGCGGCTAGAACATTAAATACACCCAAAGAAGATATTGGTGAAATGATGAAAATGGTAATTGCTCACGAAGTAGGGCATACCTTAGGTTTACCACATAACATGAGCGCAAGTAAAGCTTACGATGTTGAAAGCTATAGAAATGGCGATTTTACACAAAAAAACGGCATTGCTTCTACTATTATGGACTATGCGCGTTATAATTATATTGCGCAACCTGGAGATCAAAACATTAGGTTTATTAGAAAATTAGGAGCTTACGATGATTATGCTATTAATTGGGGTTATCGTGTAATTCCAGAAGCGCATACTCCAGAGGCCGAATTAATAACTTTAGATGGTTGGATTCTTGAAAAGGCTGGTGACCCAAAATATATATTCGGAAAACAAAGAAGTCGTTTTGACCCTACATCACAAACAGAAGATATAGGAAACAATGCTATAAAAGCGAGTACTTATGCGCTTAAAAACTTAAAGTATGTTTCTATCCATTTACCAGAATGGACTAGTGATATCACTAATGACTACGATGATTTAGAGGAATTATATGATGAATTATTTGGAGCGTGGCGTCGTTATATTAGTCATGTATTAACCAATGTTGGAGGTGTGCATGAGAATTTAATTAACCCGAACCAATCAGGAATTCCGTTTGAAGCTGTGCCTAAAGTAACTCAAAAGGCATCTGTACAATGGTTGCATGAAAATGCATTTACAACACCGAGTTGGTTAGTTCAAAAAGAACTTTTAAGCCGAACAGATTATGAAGGTTATACATCGCATTTAGGTAAATACCAAAGTAGTTTTTTAAATAAGTTATTAAGCCAGGAGATTTTAGAACGTTTAATAGATCATGAAACTATAGATGCAAATAATTATTCTGCTTTAGAGTTATTACAGGATGTTCGTAAGGGACTTTGGGTAGAAGCTAACGCAACTAAAAATGTAGATATTTATCGTCGTAATTTACAACGAGCGTATATTGAGCGTATGGCTTTTTTAATGACGGAATCTTCAGATGTTAAAGCTTTAGCTAGAGGAGAATTATCTGTATTGAAAAAGGTTGTTATTAGTGCGTCTTATCGTTCTACTAACACAACCACAAAATACCACTATAAAGATTGTTTAGAGCGTATTAATACTATTTTAGACCCTAAATAGGCGTAAAGTTTTAATAAAATAGATACTATATTATTAAATTTAAAAAGCGTGAATTCTATATTAGAATTCACGCTTTTTTATCTATTAATACTTTAGTAAACTATTTTTTAATCATTAATTTTTGTGAAGTACCGTTTGTAGCTTTTACAAAATACATACCGTCGCTTAAATTACCAACGTAAACTGTAGTTTCAATTGTAGATTGCGTATTGAATGTTTTTACAGTTTGCCCTAATTGATTAATAATTTGGAAATCGCCTCCTAAACTAGATTTTAATTTTACGTTATTAGAACCAGGGTTTGGATACATTGAGAATTTAGATTTGTTTTCAATATTACTAGTACTTAATGATGGGACAAGTTTTGTAGTGATATAAAATTGTCCTTCACCAGTAAGATTAGTTGTTAGGGTTGTGGTATAATTTGTTTCAGATATTTTTGTAAACACATGCTTTTCACGGTCTTCTAAATAGATTTCTTGAGTACCTGAAGGATCAAAAATTTCAGATGAAAAAGTAATTATATCTCCACTAGAACCAATTACTCCTACTGGAATTTCTGTATTTTCGTAATCGGAATCAGGCAAAGTTTGCACTGCTAAATTACTACTTCCGCCAGCTACCAATTTAGTAAATACGGCTATGTCGTTATTATTGCCATCAAAGCCTTCGCCAGAAACAGGAATAGATATTATTTCGGAATCGTATCCACTATCAAAACCTGTAGTTGTACCAGCTTTATAGAAAATTTCAGTCGATATTTTAACTGGTCCTCTTTCTAAAAATAATTTAATATTAGGAGTTTCAGGTGTTACATTCTCAGAAGGTTTATGACTTCGGTTTGATGCCTTAAAAACTGCAGTTCCTTCCATCGATGCGTTTACAAAGAAAGCTTGTCCAGGAGCGATTTCAATAGGGTTTAAAGCATTGTGTGCTATATATCTAGTGCCATTCCATACCCAAACAGTTTCTTCGCTAAGTAATGCTGTATTTGCAGCAGCAAAACTTGCAGAGTTTATATAAGCTGTAAAAGGATTACCAATTAAATTATAATTATTTATAGTTCCAGTGAATAATAATCTGTCAAAATCTGATGTTTTAGCAGTTCCTGTAATAGAAATATCTCTAGGACTATCTAATTTTACAGATATACCTTCACCTGAATCTAAAGTACCGGTAGTCGATGTTTCAGAATATGCCCAAGCATTAGTCATATCTCTAAAATAATAACCAAGTCCAATTCTAGAACCCGATCCAGCATAAAAATTGCTGCTAGGTTCATTTATTAAGTCCTCTATAGTCTCTCCAAAAACAGGAGCGGCTATTAAATGCCAATTTGTATCAGGGATATTTTTTTTATAAGTTATTACTCCTGTAGCCGTACTTTGAGGAATAAAAGAAGCTTCAGAATTAATGGTTAGTGAATTAAATGTTACCGCTTCTGAAGCTGTTGGATAATTTGTTAAATTAGACGGAATTATAATATCGGCATATGATACTGGTACAGAGTTAGTGTCCCAATTGGAAGCAGTATCCCAATCATTATCAGTTGCACCTGTCCAAGTTACTGTTGGAGGCGTTGCATCTACTAAAACAGCAGTAGTAGAACTAATACTATTTAAGGTTAAATTTGCTTCTAGCTGCCCATAATCTTTTAAAGTACCACCATTTACTGTTAAAGTACCTACAGTTATTCCATCGGTGTCTATCTCATTAGTTTGAATAGTATATCTAAATACCAAAGCATCTGTACCGCCACCACTTTCGTAATTTGCCGAACGTGTTGTAGAGCCAACGGTAATGCTTAATTGAGGTATTCCATTGGTAGTATTAACAATAACATTTTCATTATAGTTAACCACGAAGTCTAAGTTTTCATTAGCAGTATAAGTTGCATCGCCTGGAACCGAAACACTGGTTACTGTTGGAGCAACGGCACTAGAAATAACAGTTGTGGTATTATCAGAGCTATTACTTGTACCATCGTTAACCACTACTGTAAAAATTGTAGTTTCAGAAGTGGCTGTTCTATTATTTGTAGGATTAAAAGATAAGGCTCTTAATTTACTTTGTAACTGTGCAGCAGTTGTACTTGTAATGTTATATGGCCCTGTTCCTGATAAACTCATTCCCGATAACGTACCTTTAGCATTGATATCTAAAGAAATAGTTGCAGAAAGCGCATCGCCATCAGCATCTATTATACTTATAGTTGAAAAAGGTAAAATTGTACTATCATCATTAACGGTTTGTCCCGAAGTTGTTCCTGTTATTGTTGGAAGCGTGTTTGAAGTGACACCTTGAACAACTAAATCGAATACAATTTGTCCATAAGTTGTTCCAGCAGTAGTTGCCGTCCCCGTATTAATCGTTACACCAATTCCAGAACTAGCAACCGAAGCCGTAACAGCAGAAACATCTACCGTTGACTGAACTGCATTAACATTTATACCTGTAATTCCTGTTACCGTACCACCTGTAAAATTAAAATCCAAAGGGATTTCTATAAAATCACTATTTCTAAAATTATAAATAATTTGATCAGCATCAATATCATAAAATATGTCGGGATATAGTTGAAATTCACCTGAATTATTAGAAGGGTCTTCAACTATAACCGTATAAGTACTACCATTTTGAACTAGGCTAGCTTGTGATCCTTCAAGTGTTTGTCCATTGAGATATAATGATAAAAATATAATTGGAATTAATAAAAGGTTTTTGTACGACTTTTTCATAATAAATTTGGGATTGTAGGTTAAAAGGCACTAGCAAACGTAAGTTAAATATTTAATAAATAAAAGAATTAAAGCGTGTTTCACAATAAAAACACGTTGTTTATCAATTAAAAACGCATTTCATCGATTTAATTTGAAAAATTCAATTGTAGGAGTAAACTTAAAAAGTGAAAAAATAAATATGTAATTTATACATAACAGACTGCTGATTAGTTTATTAAAAATTGATCGTTTTTGCAAAAAAATCAATTATTTTAGATAGGATTAGCTTTTCAATTTAAAGTACTAAATTTGTTTTTATAAGAAGACGATAAATTTCAACACCCCCAAATGATTGACCATATAGATTCCTTAAAGCGTGAAAATGCGATTCTTAAAGAAAAGCTTGAAAAACTTAGTAATAAAAAAGGAAAACCTAAAAAGCGTGGACTATTTAAATTTGTAGGAACATTAATAGCTGGTAAAAACCTAAAGCGGAGTATTTATAATTCTATAAACGAATTTAACGAACAGCGTAAAATATCTATAAATACAACATCCAATTTAATAGCGAGTTTAATTAGGCGTATTACACGTATTGGTGTTGTTGGCTTGCTGGTTGCGTTATTACCAACTACTTTAATGTTTTACCAAAATAGCTTGTTAAAAATACAGAATAGTAAAATAGAAACACAAACACATTTGGCAGAAGCTTCGCGCCGTTCTACCCAAATGTTTATTATGGGAGAGGTTTTAAGCGATGTAAATAGTGAGTTAAAAAACAATGCATCATCAAGATTATCAAATACTTTAGCTGGGCGTATTATTGCTTTAAGCCGCGCTATGAAACCTTATAGATACATGGTTGGCGATAAACTTATTGATGAAGCTATAAGTCCAGAACGTGGACAATTACTTATTTCGCTGTGTAAAAGTAAAATAGCGTCATCTTTTTTTGTTGATGAAATTTTACAAGAAAGCGATTTCACAAAATCGGAATTAATTGATGCCAAATTGAGAGGAGCTGTTTTACGAGATGTTAATTTAAATGAGGCCAATTTATCGAGATCAGATTTAATGAATGTCGATTTACAACGTGCCAATTTAAAAAACGCTAATTTAACACATGTTGACATGGACGATGTTAATTTAATTAATGCCAATTTAGAAGGAGCTAATTTAACTGGCGCTTTTTTAATTAG from Algibacter sp. L1A34 includes these protein-coding regions:
- a CDS encoding pentapeptide repeat-containing protein encodes the protein MIDHIDSLKRENAILKEKLEKLSNKKGKPKKRGLFKFVGTLIAGKNLKRSIYNSINEFNEQRKISINTTSNLIASLIRRITRIGVVGLLVALLPTTLMFYQNSLLKIQNSKIETQTHLAEASRRSTQMFIMGEVLSDVNSELKNNASSRLSNTLAGRIIALSRAMKPYRYMVGDKLIDEAISPERGQLLISLCKSKIASSFFVDEILQESDFTKSELIDAKLRGAVLRDVNLNEANLSRSDLMNVDLQRANLKNANLTHVDMDDVNLINANLEGANLTGAFLIRAQLKGANLTHTVLDSVKVDRGDWLLYIKDKLKLKGASELYETYKIDSVYYYETSKLKQPMILRR
- the leuB gene encoding 3-isopropylmalate dehydrogenase, translating into MKFNIAVLAGDGIGPEVMEQAQKVSDAVAKKFGHEITWKPALTGAAAIDAVGEPYPDSTHQVCLASDAVLFGAIGLPRFDNDPSAKVRPENGLLQMRKQLGLFANLRPTFTFPSLLDKSPLKQERIEGTDLVFLRELTGGIYFGEKGRRDGGETAFDNCVYTRVEVQRLAKKGFELAMTRSKRLCCVDKANVLETSRLWRETVQAMEKDYPEVEVSYELVDAVAMRLVQWPNSYDVLITENLFGDILTDEASVISGSMGLMPSASMGTDNSLFEPIHGSYPQATGLDIANPMAMVLSAAMMFEIAFNLPEEGKAIRDAVNKALAEGIVTEDLSDGGKAYGTKEVGDYLAANI
- a CDS encoding alpha-isopropylmalate synthase regulatory domain-containing protein, whose product is MVVKRIEIMDTTLRDGEQTSSVSFSASEKLTIAKLLLEELRVDRIEIASARVSEGELQAVKDVTEWAKENNYLGAVEVLTFVDNGVSIDWVLEAGAMVQNLLTKGSLNHLTHQLKKTPNQHFTEIKENINLATEKGIETNIYLEDWSNGMRNSKAYVFEFLEFLSTQAVKRIMLPDTLGILTPEESYNFVKEIKDKYPDLHFDFHTHNDYDLGVANVMAGLNAGADGLHLTINGMGERAGNAPMASTVAVINDFMPHIKIGVNEKFLHTISKLIETFSGFMIPANKPVVGANVFTQTAGIHADGDNKNNLYFSDLMPERFGRTRKYALGKSSGKANIQKNLQELGLQLDDEDLKKVTQRIIELGDKKQVVTKEDLPYIISDVLDRTYEEKVKVNAYVLTHAMGLKPTTTVSITINGDTFEESAHGDGQFDAFMNAIKTVFKKKQLSLPKLVDYAVRIPPGSNSDALCETIITWKSSDKEFKTRGLDSDQTVSAIKATEKMMNIVVS
- a CDS encoding T9SS type A sorting domain-containing protein — protein: MKKSYKNLLLIPIIFLSLYLNGQTLEGSQASLVQNGSTYTVIVEDPSNNSGEFQLYPDIFYDIDADQIIYNFRNSDFIEIPLDFNFTGGTVTGITGINVNAVQSTVDVSAVTASVASSGIGVTINTGTATTAGTTYGQIVFDLVVQGVTSNTLPTITGTTSGQTVNDDSTILPFSTISIIDADGDALSATISLDINAKGTLSGMSLSGTGPYNITSTTAAQLQSKLRALSFNPTNNRTATSETTIFTVVVNDGTSNSSDNTTTVISSAVAPTVTSVSVPGDATYTANENLDFVVNYNENVIVNTTNGIPQLSITVGSTTRSANYESGGGTDALVFRYTIQTNEIDTDGITVGTLTVNGGTLKDYGQLEANLTLNSISSTTAVLVDATPPTVTWTGATDNDWDTASNWDTNSVPVSYADIIIPSNLTNYPTASEAVTFNSLTINSEASFIPQSTATGVITYKKNIPDTNWHLIAAPVFGETIEDLINEPSSNFYAGSGSRIGLGYYFRDMTNAWAYSETSTTGTLDSGEGISVKLDSPRDISITGTAKTSDFDRLLFTGTINNYNLIGNPFTAYINSASFAAANTALLSEETVWVWNGTRYIAHNALNPIEIAPGQAFFVNASMEGTAVFKASNRSHKPSENVTPETPNIKLFLERGPVKISTEIFYKAGTTTGFDSGYDSEIISIPVSGEGFDGNNNDIAVFTKLVAGGSSNLAVQTLPDSDYENTEIPVGVIGSSGDIITFSSEIFDPSGTQEIYLEDREKHVFTKISETNYTTTLTTNLTGEGQFYITTKLVPSLSTSNIENKSKFSMYPNPGSNNVKLKSSLGGDFQIINQLGQTVKTFNTQSTIETTVYVGNLSDGMYFVKATNGTSQKLMIKK
- a CDS encoding zinc-dependent metalloprotease, with amino-acid sequence MKKTILATLSLVMCLTTTTNHAQSKRKKNKKDKSEISKPVEKKKEGKIKPYNEVITKSAVSDDGLFKTHQVGESYFYEIPMEHLGKDMLLVSRISKLPTNMGDGYVNAGTKTNSRLVTWERFKNKILIKEKSYSSVANEELPISISVKSNNYEPTLFAFDISAFSKDSTAVVIDVTKFYTSDVKAISGLPAYMRSEYKVKNLDASRSFINSVKSFPENIEVVQDMTYNASAPPSFKSGESISLQMNQSMILLPENPMQSRFSDERVGWFTLDYVDYGSEALKSDTKTFIRKWRMEPKDPEAYARGELVEPIKPIVYYLDPATPENLRKYIKEGVELWQGPFEKAGFKNAIIAKDPPSIEEDPDFSPEDIRYSVIRYVASTTRNASGPSVSDPRTGEIIESDIIWYHNHLRSYRNRYLIETGAANPAARTLNTPKEDIGEMMKMVIAHEVGHTLGLPHNMSASKAYDVESYRNGDFTQKNGIASTIMDYARYNYIAQPGDQNIRFIRKLGAYDDYAINWGYRVIPEAHTPEAELITLDGWILEKAGDPKYIFGKQRSRFDPTSQTEDIGNNAIKASTYALKNLKYVSIHLPEWTSDITNDYDDLEELYDELFGAWRRYISHVLTNVGGVHENLINPNQSGIPFEAVPKVTQKASVQWLHENAFTTPSWLVQKELLSRTDYEGYTSHLGKYQSSFLNKLLSQEILERLIDHETIDANNYSALELLQDVRKGLWVEANATKNVDIYRRNLQRAYIERMAFLMTESSDVKALARGELSVLKKVVISASYRSTNTTTKYHYKDCLERINTILDPK